A DNA window from Acomys russatus chromosome 7, mAcoRus1.1, whole genome shotgun sequence contains the following coding sequences:
- the LOC127192292 gene encoding olfactory receptor 478-like, whose translation MAFLENENHTAVTEFILLGLTDDPILRVFLFTIILCIYLVTVSGNLSTILLIRVSSQLHHPMYFFLSHLAFADIGTSSSVIPNMLVSFLVERNTISYHGCAIQLGSAAFCGGLECFLLAAMAYDRFVAICNPLLYSTKMSTQVYVQLLLLVYIGSFLDGCSFIVCFYPLVFCGPNEINHFFCDLAPLLKLSCSNVSFTVAVLSFTVGFVIVVTVFVIGISYTYILVTILKMRSTEGRQKAFSTCTSHLTAVTLYYGTVTFIYVMPKSSYSTDQNKVVSLFYMVVVPLLNPLIYSLRNNEIKGALRRHLARKMFP comes from the coding sequence ATGGCTTTCCTGGAGAATGAAAACCACACTGCAGTGACAGAGTTCATTTTATTGGGCTTAACAGATGACCCCATCCTTAGAGTTTTCCTCTTCACCATCATCCTGTGCATCTACCTGGTGACTGTGTCTGGGAACCTCAGCACCATCCTTCTCATCAGAGTCTCTTCCCAGCTCCATCACCCCATGTACTTTTTTCTCAGCCACTTGGCTTTTGCTGACATAGGCACCTCATCTTCTGTCATACCAAATATGCTTGTGTCCTTCCTGGTGGAAAGAAACACGATCTCCTACCATGGATGTGCCATCCAGCTTGGTTCAGCTGCTTTCTGTGGGGGACTTGAATGTTTCCTTCTGGCTGCCATGGCTTATGATCGCTTTGTGGCAATTTGCAACCCACTGCTTTATTCCACAAAAATGTCCACACAAGTCTATGTCCAGTTGCTCCTACTGGTTTACATTGGTAGTTTTCTTGATGGctgttcttttattgtttgtttctatcCATTGGTCTTCTGTGGACCCAATGAAATCAATCACTTTTTCTGTGACTTGGCTCCATTATTAAAATTATCGTGTTCCAATGTCAGTTTCACTGTAGCAGTTCTCTCATTTACAGTTGGGTTCGTTATTGTGGTGACAGTGTTTGTCATAGGCATCTCTTACACCTACATCCTCGTCACCATCCTGAAGATGCGCTCCACCGAGGGTCGACAgaaggccttctccacctgcaccTCCCACCTCACTGCGGTCACTCTCTACTATGGGACTGTCACATTCATTTATGTCATGCCCAAGTCAAGCTACTCCACAGATCAGAACAAGGTAGTGTCTTTGTTCTATATGGTAGTGGTCCCCTTGTTGAACCCCCTCATCTACAGCCTCAGGAATAATGAGATTAAGGGTGCTCTGAGGAGGCACCTTGCTAGGAAAATGTTTCCTTAG
- the LOC127192293 gene encoding olfactory receptor 502-like, producing the protein MAFLKDGNHTAVTEFILLGLADDPVLRVILFTIILCIYLVTVSGNLSTILLIRASPQLHHPMYFFLSHLATVDIGYSSSVTPNMLVNFLVERNTISYLGCVIQLGSAAFFGTTECFLLAVMAYDRFMAICNPLLYSTKMSTQVCIQLVVGSYIGGFLNTSCFTFSFFSFLFCGPNIINHFFCDFAPLMELSCSDASVSGVVISFSAGTVTITTLLVIAISYVYILITVLKMRSTEGRHKAFSTCTSHLTAVTLYYGTVTFIYVMPKSSYSADQNKVVSVFYMVVIPMLNPLIYSLRSNEMKDALKRQLSKKPFS; encoded by the coding sequence ATGGCTTTCCTGAAGGATGGGAACCACACTGCAGTGACAGAGTTCATTTTATTGGGATTAGCAGATGATCCAGTCCTTAGAGTCATCCTCTTCACCATCATCCTGTGCATCTACCTGGTGACTGTGTCTGGGAACCTCAGCACCATCCTTCTCATCAGAGCCTCTCCCCAACTCCATCACCCCATGTACTTTTTTCTCAGTCACTTGGCTACTGTTGACATAGGCTACTCATCTTCTGTCACACCCAATATGCTTGTCAACTTCCTCGTAGAGAGAAACACCATCTCTTACCTTGGGTGTGTCATCCAGCTTGGCTCAGCTGCTTTCTTTGGAACAACTGAATGCTTCCTTCTGGCTGTGATGGCTTATGATCGCTTCATGGCAATCTGTAATCCACTGCTGTATTCAACCAAAATGTCCACGCAAGTCTGTATCCAATTGGTTGTAGGATCTTACATAGGGGGTTTTCTTAACACTTCCTgcttcaccttttctttcttttcttttctattctgtgGACCAAATATAATCAATCACTTTTTCTGTGATTTTGCTCCTCTGATGGAACTCTCCTGTTCTGACGCCAGTGTCTCTGGAGTTGTTATCTCATTTTCTGCTGGCACAGTCACTATTACCACACTTTTGGTCATAGCCATATCTTATGTTTATATCCTCATTACCGTCCTGAAGATGCGCTCCACCGAGGGCCGCCACAAGGCCTTCTCTACCTGCACCTCCCACCTCACTGCAGTCACTCTCTACTATGGGACCGTTACGTTCATTTATGTGATGCCCAAGTCCAGCTACTCCGCAGACCAGAACAAGGTGGTATCTGTGTTCTACATGGTGGTGATCCCCATGTTGAACCCCCTCATCTACAGCCTCAGGAGTAATGAGATGAAGGATGCTCTGAAGAGACAGCTTAGTAAAAAACCATTTTCTTAA